A window from Pseudomonas frederiksbergensis encodes these proteins:
- a CDS encoding YbaN family protein, with amino-acid sequence MDNPIGNRSLMLRYVLLAIGWLSVALGVIGIFLPVLPTTPFLLLAAACFARSSPRFYHWLIEHPRLGPWVRDYLSGNGIPLKGKVYAIGLMWASILLSCYLVPLPWARGFMLTSAVLVTLYILKQKTLHKP; translated from the coding sequence ATGGACAACCCCATAGGCAACCGCTCCCTGATGTTGCGTTACGTGCTGCTGGCCATCGGCTGGCTAAGCGTAGCGCTGGGGGTGATCGGGATTTTCCTGCCGGTATTGCCCACCACGCCCTTCCTGCTGCTGGCGGCCGCCTGCTTCGCCCGCAGTTCGCCGCGCTTTTATCATTGGCTGATTGAACATCCGCGGCTTGGGCCGTGGGTTCGCGATTACCTGAGCGGCAACGGCATCCCGCTCAAAGGCAAGGTCTACGCCATCGGCCTGATGTGGGCGAGCATCCTGCTTTCCTGCTATCTGGTGCCCCTGCCGTGGGCGCGGGGGTTCATGCTGACCAGCGCCGTGCTGGTGACCCTTTACATCCTCAAACAGAAAACCCTGCACAAACCCTGA
- a CDS encoding YecA family protein: protein MSFAEQLTRLQVFLDADELHDEALDYVAAHGYLTALSICSEPVPDREWIDALFAEEPHYADDTEREAIESTLLALKAHIARQLASDEEFELPCDLDLGEEPDDSDLRGWCIGFMEGVFLREAAWFETAEDEVSEMLLPIMVGSGLFDEQPEFEDIAKDANLMDDMIVQIPEALTALYLLCQAPDEKPAILKPRHH, encoded by the coding sequence ATGTCCTTCGCTGAGCAACTAACCCGCCTGCAAGTCTTCCTCGACGCCGACGAACTGCATGACGAGGCGCTGGACTACGTGGCCGCCCACGGCTACCTCACTGCGCTGTCGATCTGTTCCGAACCCGTTCCCGACCGTGAATGGATCGACGCCCTCTTCGCCGAAGAGCCGCATTACGCCGACGACACCGAGCGTGAAGCGATCGAATCCACCCTGCTGGCCCTCAAGGCTCACATCGCTCGCCAACTGGCGTCCGATGAAGAGTTCGAGCTGCCCTGCGACCTGGACCTGGGCGAAGAGCCGGATGATTCCGACCTGCGCGGCTGGTGCATCGGTTTCATGGAAGGCGTGTTCCTGCGCGAAGCCGCCTGGTTCGAAACCGCCGAAGATGAAGTCAGCGAAATGCTGCTGCCGATCATGGTCGGCTCGGGTCTGTTCGACGAACAGCCAGAGTTCGAAGATATCGCCAAAGACGCCAACCTGATGGACGACATGATCGTACAGATCCCGGAAGCCCTGACCGCGCTGTACCTGCTGTGCCAGGCGCCAGACGAAAAACCGGCGATCCTCAAGCCTCGTCACCACTAA
- the recQ gene encoding DNA helicase RecQ, which produces MLEQAQRVLKDIFGYDSFRGRQGAIIERVASGGDALVLMPTGGGKSLCFQVPALLREGLAVVVSPLIALMDDQVATLEELGVAAAALNSTLSAEQQRDLAARIKRGEVKMLYLAPERLVQPRMLAFLQSLEISLFAIDEAHCVSQWGHDFRREYLQLGQLAELFPNVPRIALTATADKRTREEIVDRLHLQDAERFLSSFDRPNIFYRIVPKEQPRKQLLAFLAERRSDAGIVYCLSRKKVDEVAVFLSEQGFPALPYHAGLPNDTRAHHQKRFLNEEGLVMVATVAFGMGIDKPNVRFVAHLDLPKSLEAYYQETGRGGRDGLPADAWMAYGLQDVVMLKQMLQNSEGDERHKRLEQHKLDAMLSLCEETRCRRQTLLAYFDEDMPEPCGHCDNCVDGVQTWDATEPARQALSAIYRTGQRYGVGHLVDVLLGKDNEKIRSFGHQHLSVYGVGKAMGESEWRSLFRQLVARGLADIDLEGYGGLRLSDSCRPLLKGEVTLELRRDLKPQTTAKSSKSQASQLVRGEEREQWEALRALRRKLAEEHGVPPYVIFPDSTLLEMLRSQPTSLAEMATVSGVGARKLERYGEAFLEVLGGQVEAPKVVADLRHELITLARAGMTPLQIAGQLQCSEKNVYTLLAEAIGKQQLSLEQALDLPEELMGEIQDAFLDGEGELPPVSEIAALFAGRVPEGVLYCVRAALQSEFEI; this is translated from the coding sequence ATGCTCGAACAGGCTCAACGCGTCCTCAAGGACATCTTCGGCTACGACAGTTTCCGTGGCCGTCAGGGTGCAATCATTGAGCGCGTGGCCAGTGGCGGCGACGCCCTGGTGCTGATGCCTACCGGTGGCGGCAAGTCCTTGTGCTTTCAGGTGCCGGCGCTGTTGCGCGAAGGCCTGGCGGTGGTGGTGTCGCCGCTGATCGCCCTGATGGACGACCAGGTCGCCACCCTCGAAGAGCTGGGCGTCGCGGCGGCGGCATTGAACTCCACGCTCAGCGCCGAGCAGCAGCGCGATCTGGCGGCACGGATCAAGCGCGGTGAAGTGAAAATGCTTTATCTCGCGCCCGAGCGTCTGGTTCAGCCACGGATGCTGGCGTTCCTGCAAAGTCTTGAAATTTCCCTGTTCGCCATCGACGAAGCCCACTGCGTGTCCCAATGGGGTCACGACTTCCGCCGCGAATACCTGCAATTGGGCCAGTTGGCGGAATTGTTCCCCAACGTCCCACGTATCGCCCTGACCGCGACCGCCGACAAGCGAACCCGGGAAGAAATCGTCGACCGCCTTCATCTTCAGGATGCCGAGCGTTTCCTGTCGAGTTTCGACCGCCCCAACATCTTCTATCGCATCGTGCCCAAAGAGCAGCCGCGCAAGCAGTTGCTGGCGTTCCTCGCCGAGCGGCGCAGCGATGCCGGTATCGTCTATTGCCTGTCGCGCAAAAAGGTTGATGAGGTAGCGGTGTTCCTCAGCGAGCAAGGTTTCCCGGCGCTGCCTTACCATGCCGGTCTGCCTAATGACACGCGGGCCCATCACCAGAAGCGCTTCCTCAATGAGGAAGGCCTGGTCATGGTGGCCACCGTGGCGTTCGGCATGGGCATCGACAAGCCCAACGTGCGCTTCGTCGCTCACCTCGATTTGCCAAAATCCCTAGAGGCTTACTACCAGGAAACCGGTCGCGGCGGCCGTGACGGTCTGCCGGCGGATGCCTGGATGGCCTACGGCCTGCAAGACGTGGTGATGCTCAAGCAGATGTTGCAGAACTCCGAAGGTGACGAGCGCCACAAGCGTCTGGAGCAGCACAAGCTCGACGCCATGCTCTCGCTCTGCGAAGAAACCCGCTGCCGTCGCCAGACGTTGCTGGCCTATTTTGACGAAGACATGCCCGAACCCTGCGGCCATTGCGACAACTGCGTCGATGGCGTGCAGACCTGGGACGCCACCGAGCCGGCCCGTCAGGCGCTGTCGGCGATCTACCGCACCGGCCAGCGCTATGGCGTCGGCCATCTGGTTGACGTGTTGCTGGGCAAGGACAATGAAAAGATTCGCAGCTTCGGTCATCAGCATTTGTCGGTATACGGTGTAGGCAAAGCGATGGGGGAGAGCGAATGGCGCTCCTTGTTCCGACAACTTGTTGCCCGTGGTCTGGCGGACATCGACCTGGAAGGCTACGGCGGCCTGCGCCTGAGCGACAGCTGTCGACCGCTGCTCAAGGGCGAAGTGACCCTGGAGCTGCGTCGCGACCTGAAGCCGCAAACCACGGCCAAAAGCAGCAAGAGCCAGGCGAGCCAACTGGTTCGCGGCGAAGAGCGCGAACAGTGGGAAGCCTTGCGCGCCCTGCGTCGAAAACTCGCCGAAGAGCATGGCGTGCCGCCGTACGTCATCTTCCCCGACTCGACACTGTTGGAAATGCTCCGCAGCCAACCGACCTCGCTGGCGGAAATGGCCACGGTCAGTGGCGTTGGCGCGCGCAAGCTGGAGCGCTACGGCGAGGCCTTCCTCGAAGTGCTCGGCGGGCAAGTCGAGGCACCGAAAGTGGTGGCCGACCTGCGCCACGAACTGATCACCCTGGCCCGAGCCGGTATGACCCCGTTGCAGATCGCCGGTCAGCTGCAATGCTCGGAAAAGAACGTCTACACCCTGCTCGCCGAAGCGATTGGCAAGCAGCAGTTGTCGCTGGAGCAAGCGCTGGATCTGCCTGAAGAGTTGATGGGCGAAATCCAGGATGCGTTCCTCGACGGCGAAGGCGAATTGCCGCCTGTGTCGGAGATTGCCGCACTGTTCGCCGGGAGAGTACCGGAAGGCGTTTTGTACTGTGTTCGGGCGGCGCTGCAATCCGAATTCGAGATTTAG
- a CDS encoding MarR family transcriptional regulator — translation MPLTEQHRFGMQLAQMSRGWRAELDRRLAGLGLSQARWLVLLHLARFDDAPTQRELAQSVGVEGPTLARLLDSLESQGLVQRQSVLEDRRAKKIVLCAPALPLIEQIETIATQLRHELFDGVDEADLKVCMRVHGHILANLEKS, via the coding sequence ATGCCGTTAACCGAACAACACCGCTTTGGCATGCAACTGGCCCAGATGTCGCGTGGCTGGCGTGCCGAACTGGACCGCCGCCTGGCTGGCCTGGGTCTGTCCCAGGCGCGCTGGCTGGTGCTGCTGCACCTGGCGCGTTTTGATGATGCGCCGACTCAACGTGAACTGGCGCAGAGCGTCGGGGTTGAGGGGCCGACCCTGGCTCGTCTGCTCGACAGCCTCGAAAGCCAGGGGCTGGTGCAACGTCAATCGGTGCTGGAAGACCGTCGGGCAAAAAAAATCGTCCTCTGTGCCCCGGCTCTTCCCTTGATCGAACAAATTGAAACCATTGCCACCCAACTGCGCCACGAATTGTTCGATGGCGTCGATGAGGCAGACTTGAAGGTCTGCATGCGGGTCCACGGGCACATTCTGGCCAACCTGGAAAAATCTTGA
- a CDS encoding FimV family protein, with protein MLDSWHVALRCCARLFLVGGAVTYSALAPALGLGEITLHSALNQPLRADIALEDAAGLAEGEFSVSLATADEFSRAGIDRVFFLNNLKFTPILRGNRSLIRVSSSKPVNEPFLNFLVQLNQPNGRVLREYTVLIDPPGTPGIVPVTDEPVTDVQSSGFPTVAPAAEKPPATKSKKPPPPPVAAPMSDPVAEQLAASVLQNQQLQASIDELTAKLQAQEELVAGQKKQVTELQTQLAEITTAAAEPVAPAVVAPAPAIVEEPEATNWGLIVGLLAVAVLVLLGVFVRRQRQQVQALPDALPVLPSRHEPVLDRTAEPVAQSSTVQPATESGEESPAGDVLEGVEIYLAYGRFSEAAGLLREALIKEPQRTDLAVQLLEVLGKQGDAPAYEAQENNLRDAGYDLQELQTIRARHPKLSSAAPLAVAASMTPPKAAIAEAAPNDEFQLNLDDLSMDSSWDLISPFEHSPSAAKPSSESAPVEPPFVSNLHVLPEVFEMPDEPIMDEPELEWVAEPDSQSLDDAFLNEFSDPGQSLELEPLNLEPAEPSSADKLEQAQTCIDDGDVNSAIELLNELLEEGNEPLKQTARNLLAGLS; from the coding sequence ATGCTCGATAGTTGGCACGTGGCTTTACGGTGTTGCGCCAGGCTGTTTCTGGTCGGTGGCGCTGTCACTTACTCGGCATTGGCGCCCGCGTTGGGCTTGGGTGAAATCACCCTGCATTCGGCGTTGAATCAGCCGTTGCGCGCCGACATCGCACTGGAAGATGCCGCAGGTCTGGCGGAGGGGGAGTTCTCGGTCAGCCTGGCGACAGCGGATGAATTCAGTCGCGCCGGCATCGATCGGGTGTTCTTCCTCAATAATCTGAAATTCACGCCGATCCTGCGCGGCAACCGCAGCCTGATCCGGGTGAGCTCCAGCAAACCGGTCAATGAGCCTTTCCTGAATTTCCTGGTGCAGCTCAATCAACCCAATGGGCGGGTGCTGCGCGAATACACGGTGCTGATCGATCCGCCGGGTACGCCGGGGATTGTCCCCGTGACTGACGAACCGGTTACCGACGTTCAGTCCTCCGGATTCCCGACAGTTGCGCCGGCCGCTGAGAAGCCACCTGCGACAAAAAGCAAAAAGCCACCACCGCCTCCTGTCGCCGCGCCGATGAGTGATCCCGTCGCCGAACAACTGGCCGCCAGCGTGCTGCAAAATCAGCAGCTGCAAGCAAGCATCGATGAACTGACTGCGAAGCTTCAGGCCCAGGAAGAGCTGGTCGCCGGTCAGAAAAAGCAGGTGACGGAACTGCAAACCCAATTGGCGGAAATCACGACCGCAGCGGCGGAGCCAGTTGCTCCCGCCGTTGTGGCTCCCGCGCCGGCCATTGTTGAAGAGCCTGAGGCGACTAACTGGGGGCTGATTGTCGGGTTGCTGGCGGTGGCGGTTCTGGTGTTGCTGGGGGTGTTCGTTCGGCGTCAACGACAACAGGTTCAGGCATTGCCTGACGCCCTGCCTGTTTTACCGTCACGCCATGAACCGGTACTTGATCGAACTGCAGAACCGGTTGCCCAATCGTCAACGGTGCAACCGGCAACTGAATCGGGCGAAGAGTCGCCCGCAGGCGATGTGCTTGAAGGGGTCGAAATCTACCTGGCCTATGGCCGTTTTTCCGAAGCAGCCGGTTTGTTGCGTGAGGCGCTGATCAAGGAGCCGCAACGCACGGACCTTGCCGTTCAGCTGTTGGAAGTCTTGGGTAAACAGGGTGACGCACCCGCCTATGAAGCACAGGAAAACAACCTGCGTGACGCCGGATACGACCTGCAAGAACTTCAGACTATTCGCGCCCGACACCCGAAATTGAGCAGTGCGGCACCGTTGGCCGTTGCAGCGTCAATGACTCCCCCCAAGGCTGCGATTGCCGAAGCGGCGCCCAACGATGAGTTCCAGTTGAACCTGGATGACCTGTCAATGGATTCGAGCTGGGACCTGATCAGCCCTTTTGAGCACTCGCCGTCCGCCGCGAAACCATCGAGCGAATCCGCCCCGGTCGAGCCGCCTTTTGTCTCGAACCTGCACGTCTTGCCCGAGGTGTTTGAAATGCCCGACGAGCCGATAATGGACGAGCCCGAACTTGAATGGGTCGCCGAGCCTGACTCGCAGTCTCTGGATGACGCCTTTCTCAACGAGTTCAGCGATCCCGGCCAGTCGCTGGAACTGGAACCTCTGAATCTGGAGCCGGCTGAACCGAGCAGCGCCGACAAACTCGAACAAGCCCAGACCTGCATTGATGACGGCGATGTGAACAGCGCCATCGAACTGCTCAACGAGTTGCTCGAGGAAGGCAACGAGCCGCTTAAGCAGACAGCCCGGAACCTGCTCGCCGGGCTATCATAG
- a CDS encoding SelT/SelW/SelH family protein: MTARKPEIIITYCTQCQWLLRAAWLAQELLSTFGDDLGKVSLVPGTGGVFHIFCDDVQIWERKADGGFPEAKVLKQRVRDQIDPDRDLGHNDRTQ; the protein is encoded by the coding sequence ATGACTGCACGCAAACCGGAAATCATCATCACCTATTGCACGCAATGCCAGTGGCTGTTGCGTGCTGCCTGGCTGGCCCAGGAACTGCTCAGCACGTTTGGCGACGACCTCGGCAAAGTGTCGCTGGTGCCCGGCACCGGTGGGGTGTTTCACATTTTCTGTGACGACGTGCAGATCTGGGAGCGCAAGGCTGACGGCGGTTTCCCGGAAGCCAAAGTGCTGAAGCAGCGGGTCCGCGATCAAATTGATCCGGACCGCGACCTGGGGCACAACGATCGCAC